A single genomic interval of Leptospira dzoumogneensis harbors:
- a CDS encoding glycosyltransferase family 2 protein: MSAPWANSKFLIPALNEEESLPKVLDSLFELGISPKQILILDNGSKDSTPQIAIDAGVILVQEPKRGYGAACLAGIHYLQEKKISPEFIVFMDADGSDDLDNLKDLFFPFSQEPNTNFVIGSRTLGNAEPGSLSFLQKFGNWLSCFLIRTFYGVKFTDLGPFRVLRWQSLLDLHLQDPTWGWNLEMQIKAIRKKFKIQEVPVQYRRRKGGKSKISGNLIGSLKAGVKILYIFFKLTFFSA; this comes from the coding sequence TTGTCGGCTCCCTGGGCAAATTCCAAATTTTTGATCCCCGCTCTAAATGAAGAAGAATCCTTACCTAAGGTTTTGGATTCTCTCTTCGAACTTGGGATCTCACCAAAACAAATTTTGATCTTGGATAATGGCTCCAAAGATTCTACTCCGCAGATCGCGATCGATGCAGGGGTTATCTTAGTCCAAGAACCGAAAAGAGGTTACGGGGCAGCATGTTTAGCAGGCATTCATTATCTTCAGGAAAAAAAAATTTCACCCGAGTTTATAGTATTCATGGATGCGGATGGATCGGATGATCTCGACAATCTAAAAGATCTATTTTTCCCATTCTCCCAAGAGCCAAATACGAATTTTGTGATAGGTTCCAGAACTTTAGGGAATGCGGAGCCTGGTTCCTTATCTTTCCTGCAGAAGTTCGGGAACTGGCTTTCTTGCTTTTTGATCCGGACTTTTTACGGGGTAAAATTTACGGATCTAGGACCATTTCGTGTTCTAAGATGGCAGTCTTTATTGGATCTGCATCTACAAGATCCCACATGGGGATGGAATTTGGAAATGCAGATCAAAGCCATCCGAAAGAAGTTCAAGATCCAAGAAGTTCCAGTTCAGTATAGAAGAAGAAAAGGCGGAAAATCCAAGATCAGCGGGAATTTGATAGGAAGCCTGAAAGCAGGCGTGAAGATACTTTATATTTTCTTTAAGTTAACATTTTTTTCAGCTTAG
- a CDS encoding multiheme c-type cytochrome translates to MFLNKRRSFILAVLSLSSAVSLFYCIFTKPKDKPVPVNEVFSEAPWSKPLPHLPPLAGVGEVRAENCGNCHKEIYAEWKTSTHANALSDLQFQSELSKSSSPRWLCLNCHTPVANQRETLVNYLNNGDYRTPIEEPNPKFDPKMKAEGVTCAVCHVRLDEQGNSYVLGANGNTKPPHPVKIDPDKLRNRCLDCHNANYVLDDQLVCAFKTGNELKQEGNSHGNIACGSCHMGELQRKLVKPELNTPIRTSHKHSFIGGGVPKKFELYEKQIPGGYKTGLKIEPVQWNKKGNDLEYSVSLKNEKAAHNIPTGDPERFILLKISLLDSKGKSTATKEIKFGQEWEWYPKARLVADTRILPGETKVWKDLFTGIEKGNSKIVFEIYHTRLKESNAEHMRKNSENVHSDLRKKISEIENFYPFSSLVHKEDIDLNSGKSRIYSAEELFRISKNRRGE, encoded by the coding sequence ATGTTCTTAAATAAAAGAAGAAGTTTCATATTAGCGGTCTTATCTTTATCCTCGGCTGTTAGTCTGTTCTATTGTATTTTTACAAAACCGAAAGATAAACCGGTCCCTGTGAATGAGGTATTTTCCGAGGCGCCTTGGTCCAAACCTTTGCCCCATCTTCCTCCCCTTGCAGGAGTCGGGGAAGTTCGAGCGGAAAATTGCGGGAATTGCCATAAGGAAATTTACGCGGAATGGAAAACATCCACTCATGCAAATGCACTTTCGGACCTGCAGTTCCAGTCCGAACTTTCTAAGTCTTCTTCTCCTCGCTGGCTTTGCCTAAACTGCCATACTCCCGTTGCAAACCAGAGAGAAACTTTGGTCAACTATCTAAATAACGGAGATTATAGAACTCCTATAGAGGAACCGAATCCGAAATTCGATCCTAAGATGAAGGCAGAAGGTGTTACCTGTGCGGTTTGCCATGTTCGTTTAGATGAACAGGGAAATTCCTACGTATTAGGAGCAAACGGTAATACGAAACCTCCTCATCCAGTAAAGATAGATCCGGATAAATTGAGGAATCGATGCCTGGATTGCCATAATGCAAATTATGTTTTGGACGACCAATTGGTATGCGCTTTCAAAACGGGGAACGAGTTGAAACAAGAAGGGAATTCCCACGGAAATATCGCCTGTGGTTCCTGCCATATGGGAGAATTACAGCGCAAATTAGTTAAACCTGAACTAAATACTCCGATCAGAACTTCTCATAAACATTCCTTTATAGGAGGTGGAGTTCCCAAAAAATTCGAACTCTATGAAAAGCAGATCCCCGGAGGATATAAGACCGGGTTGAAGATCGAACCGGTCCAGTGGAATAAAAAAGGAAACGATCTAGAATATTCAGTTTCTCTTAAGAATGAAAAAGCGGCCCATAATATCCCCACCGGAGATCCTGAAAGATTTATACTTCTGAAAATTTCGTTATTGGACTCGAAAGGCAAATCTACGGCAACTAAAGAGATCAAATTCGGACAAGAATGGGAATGGTATCCTAAGGCGAGACTGGTTGCGGACACTCGTATCCTTCCGGGAGAGACCAAAGTCTGGAAGGATCTGTTTACCGGGATTGAAAAAGGGAATTCTAAGATAGTATTCGAAATTTATCATACTCGACTGAAAGAGTCTAATGCGGAACATATGAGAAAGAATAGTGAGAACGTTCACTCTGATCTTCGCAAAAAGATCTCTGAAATAGAAAATTTTTATCCTTTTTCCAGTTTAGTTCATAAAGAAGACATAGATCTAAATTCCGGAAAAAGCAGGATCTATTCTGCTGAGGAACTTTTCAGGATCTCCAAGAACAGAAGAGGAGAATAG
- a CDS encoding sulfurtransferase — protein MKLIISFALVLFVSQSLLASEKLSGVRGWFISAPEALYLHGQGAVFVDAREGIKISSFSKAVPLGWQEISQKEFPNQGNLAQASEAKEVLRKKGLDGSKIVLVFGDPAGGWGEEGRIVWSLRTLGFSKSFIVDGGINALQKASTSPVPKRPEILSQVNSSTSENKGWSADSKLVQSELSDKKFAFIDTREEREFLGQTPYGESRGGHLPGAKWIYYKQFLDKDGYLLGESKILAKLYELGISKDKTVVSYCTGGVRSGWMTSVLVSLGYNAKNYAGSMWEWSSKGDQNHPLVIK, from the coding sequence ATGAAACTGATCATCTCTTTTGCCCTAGTATTATTCGTTTCCCAGTCCCTTCTCGCCTCCGAAAAACTTTCCGGAGTCAGAGGATGGTTCATCAGCGCACCGGAAGCATTATATTTGCACGGACAAGGCGCAGTGTTCGTGGACGCAAGAGAAGGTATCAAAATTTCCAGCTTTTCCAAGGCCGTCCCATTGGGCTGGCAGGAAATCTCTCAAAAAGAATTTCCGAACCAAGGGAATTTAGCTCAGGCTTCCGAAGCGAAGGAAGTATTACGCAAAAAAGGTCTGGATGGAAGCAAGATCGTATTGGTATTCGGAGATCCTGCAGGAGGATGGGGAGAAGAAGGCAGGATCGTTTGGTCCCTGCGTACATTAGGTTTTTCTAAATCTTTTATCGTGGATGGAGGAATTAACGCATTACAGAAGGCTTCCACTTCTCCCGTTCCTAAACGTCCTGAAATACTTTCCCAGGTAAACTCTTCCACTTCCGAAAACAAAGGCTGGTCTGCGGATTCCAAATTGGTCCAATCCGAACTTTCGGATAAAAAATTCGCTTTCATAGATACCAGAGAAGAAAGAGAATTTTTAGGGCAGACTCCTTACGGAGAATCCAGAGGAGGACATCTTCCTGGAGCGAAATGGATCTATTACAAACAATTTTTGGATAAGGACGGTTATCTTTTGGGTGAATCCAAGATACTTGCCAAACTCTATGAATTAGGGATTTCCAAAGATAAGACCGTAGTCTCTTATTGTACCGGGGGAGTAAGATCCGGTTGGATGACATCCGTTCTGGTTTCCTTAGGCTATAATGCAAAAAATTACGCAGGATCTATGTGGGAATGGTCTTCTAAGGGCGACCAAAATCATCCCTTAGTAATTAAATAA
- a CDS encoding XRE family transcriptional regulator, translating into MPTIDPIERGLIQSIGTLVRKRRQELGLSLGKLAELSQVSRGMLSLVESGKAAPSIALLWKISKAIRMPLSSLMEFSKEEFPKIFRKEDSSENSVEENQYVIRPLLHEETRFQTRLFEIRLLPGVAKTFITKVQSKQRQNLFLQSGALRLKVGGKWFDLQEGDSMTFLGKDLQELANLGEKDSYLIWSSSLSDD; encoded by the coding sequence ATGCCAACGATCGATCCGATTGAAAGAGGTTTAATACAATCTATTGGAACCTTGGTTCGAAAGAGAAGACAGGAATTGGGTCTTTCTCTTGGAAAGCTTGCCGAATTATCACAGGTAAGTAGAGGGATGTTGAGTCTGGTGGAATCCGGAAAGGCAGCTCCTTCAATCGCATTATTATGGAAAATTTCGAAGGCGATCCGTATGCCTTTGTCCAGCCTTATGGAATTTTCTAAGGAAGAATTTCCTAAAATTTTCAGGAAAGAAGACTCCAGCGAAAATTCAGTAGAAGAGAACCAGTATGTGATCCGTCCTCTTCTCCATGAAGAAACTAGATTTCAAACTAGATTATTCGAGATCAGGCTTCTACCGGGTGTTGCCAAAACATTCATTACAAAAGTACAATCCAAACAAAGACAGAATTTATTCCTACAATCTGGCGCACTTCGTTTGAAGGTGGGCGGCAAATGGTTCGATTTGCAGGAAGGAGACAGCATGACCTTCTTAGGAAAAGATCTGCAAGAACTTGCAAATTTAGGGGAGAAGGACTCCTACCTGATCTGGTCCTCTTCTCTTTCCGATGACTGA
- a CDS encoding sulfurtransferase: MKNTLIYSSLLAIALGLLGNCGEGSSDSSAAALAALGGGTSSVKVASASDLSIESADDYNDNQYGLITAATLRSWVNDWANNKPAGITGNLVIYQANKAGTDANKSLILPKTGVKVFVAVTGNNTALYSWKTFRETRYNGLISIPGGTATTGGNGLLSGASVDEWFQTYGVDPTKDLIVFASGNGDNYGSIGHQHYTLRYWGVAHQHLAILNGSIKGQFPEAELGNDTDESVPPLNGTFSVKQLKNVDNRILTLSIEDTIEVAKNNGHHSVKGLSSTVLISDNRTANNNNDISVYTSSAGWQEYNGGENTTGTTKSGGGAVAFEGHLKGAVFVPHYNLVDRSTLDNTYAYGASAAGTFNTLKFKSKADVKDIWDTYGTTGGPNSGAPAYEEGQTILQYCRTNTRTQTSGISTQLILGRPSVFLEDGWSIFGFLAGNFPSGNFNDDVTAGASSYPSVPVKFAADVQGAIESGARGSGLGAHYNTGVKKSTVDYFQINSSATTTKQAFVEDWNYKNQ, encoded by the coding sequence ATGAAAAATACGCTCATTTATTCGAGCCTCCTGGCAATTGCGCTGGGATTACTCGGGAATTGTGGAGAGGGATCTTCTGACAGTTCCGCTGCAGCATTGGCTGCTCTTGGAGGAGGAACTTCAAGTGTGAAAGTAGCAAGTGCTTCCGATCTGTCTATCGAGTCTGCGGATGATTATAACGATAACCAATACGGTCTGATCACTGCGGCTACTTTAAGAAGCTGGGTTAACGATTGGGCAAACAATAAACCTGCGGGGATTACCGGAAACCTAGTAATCTACCAAGCGAATAAAGCTGGAACGGATGCGAATAAAAGTTTAATCCTTCCTAAAACCGGCGTAAAAGTTTTTGTCGCGGTTACAGGAAATAACACTGCTTTATATTCTTGGAAAACTTTTAGAGAGACCAGATACAACGGTTTGATCTCTATTCCAGGCGGTACTGCAACCACCGGAGGTAACGGACTTTTAAGCGGAGCAAGTGTAGATGAGTGGTTCCAAACTTACGGAGTAGATCCTACTAAGGACCTGATCGTATTTGCAAGCGGTAACGGAGACAACTACGGATCCATCGGCCACCAGCATTATACATTAAGATATTGGGGAGTTGCTCACCAACATCTTGCAATCCTGAACGGAAGTATCAAAGGACAATTTCCTGAAGCGGAATTGGGTAATGATACTGACGAGTCCGTTCCTCCTTTGAACGGGACTTTCTCTGTTAAACAACTTAAGAATGTTGATAACAGAATTCTAACATTAAGTATCGAAGATACGATCGAAGTTGCTAAGAACAACGGTCATCATAGTGTGAAAGGACTTTCCTCCACTGTTCTGATCTCGGATAACAGAACTGCGAACAATAACAACGATATCAGCGTTTATACTTCTTCTGCTGGATGGCAGGAGTATAACGGTGGAGAGAACACCACTGGAACTACTAAGTCCGGAGGAGGAGCTGTCGCTTTTGAAGGTCACTTGAAAGGTGCGGTTTTCGTTCCTCACTACAATCTTGTAGATCGTTCTACTTTGGATAACACTTATGCTTATGGAGCTTCCGCTGCCGGAACTTTTAACACTCTTAAGTTCAAATCCAAAGCGGATGTTAAGGATATCTGGGACACTTACGGAACCACTGGCGGACCTAACTCAGGTGCACCTGCATACGAAGAAGGCCAGACTATTCTTCAATACTGCAGAACGAATACCAGAACTCAAACAAGTGGAATTTCAACTCAGCTGATCTTAGGACGTCCTTCCGTATTCTTAGAAGATGGATGGAGTATCTTCGGATTCTTGGCAGGAAACTTTCCTTCCGGAAATTTCAATGATGATGTGACTGCGGGAGCTTCTTCTTATCCTTCCGTTCCGGTTAAATTTGCCGCGGACGTTCAAGGTGCGATCGAGTCCGGCGCGAGAGGATCCGGATTGGGAGCTCATTATAATACAGGTGTGAAAAAATCCACTGTGGATTATTTCCAGATCAATTCATCGGCGACCACAACCAAACAAGCATTCGTAGAGGATTGGAACTACAAAAATCAATAA
- a CDS encoding sulfurtransferase, with translation MFGLTIRNLGICLSLIPFLGACDAPEYLTPYQKLALIQPVEVFNTSQLLSVSSDDYNSNTYGLITASTLEAWRSNWAANHPPAIGGRLIIFQISGGALAGSYVRPETGVRVYGISASSTDYTFFGQTRFNGLLDTETIVPEGKNIDAFLKRFGVNPTTDLIVLAQDVPSDGNLMMTLRSWYTLYYWGVEKTHLAVLNGAVSTKIAASQLTGGSSYTVPTSDGAGAVGSLYRDHTILQATLADVFNAVQGITNPTFTGSTPAPAGGSFILDARASTEYDGTGSTVGPSNYTCADTPSCYTSFEGHIKGAKNIWFTNFINANKEFLPKSDLQNLLASNGYAEGQTVLTYCRTNVRSSITGFATLAILGYPTRFYDGSWVEWGSLAYDSNGAWSNLSAVSSWRTDRSSVTESITYNVGRSGIDASNISNLGTYFTPERSFAKGTNDIIDQDKKYLSGSASSGGGGGGGGSGGGGGGNPCGG, from the coding sequence ATGTTCGGTTTAACAATTAGAAATTTAGGAATTTGTTTATCATTAATTCCTTTTTTGGGAGCCTGCGATGCTCCGGAGTATCTCACTCCGTATCAAAAGCTTGCTTTAATACAACCCGTGGAGGTGTTCAATACGTCTCAACTTTTGTCCGTATCGAGCGACGACTATAATAGCAATACATACGGACTTATCACCGCTTCCACTTTGGAAGCTTGGAGATCCAATTGGGCGGCAAATCATCCTCCTGCGATCGGTGGAAGATTGATCATCTTTCAGATCAGCGGAGGAGCACTTGCGGGTTCTTATGTAAGACCTGAGACTGGTGTAAGAGTGTATGGGATCAGTGCGAGTTCTACCGATTATACATTTTTCGGACAGACCAGATTTAACGGCCTGCTCGATACCGAGACAATTGTTCCGGAGGGGAAAAATATAGATGCGTTCTTAAAACGTTTCGGTGTGAACCCTACAACCGATCTGATCGTTCTTGCACAGGATGTTCCTTCGGATGGAAATCTGATGATGACTCTTCGTTCCTGGTATACATTGTATTATTGGGGAGTGGAAAAAACACATCTTGCAGTTTTGAACGGTGCTGTCTCCACTAAGATCGCGGCTTCTCAGCTCACTGGCGGGTCTTCCTACACTGTTCCCACAAGCGACGGAGCAGGAGCCGTAGGAAGTTTATATAGAGATCATACTATCTTGCAGGCTACATTGGCGGATGTTTTTAACGCAGTGCAAGGGATCACAAATCCGACATTCACAGGTTCCACTCCTGCTCCTGCCGGAGGAAGTTTCATATTAGATGCGAGAGCTTCTACCGAATATGACGGGACCGGATCCACTGTGGGGCCTTCTAATTATACCTGCGCGGATACTCCAAGTTGTTACACATCTTTTGAAGGTCATATCAAAGGTGCTAAAAACATTTGGTTCACGAATTTTATCAATGCGAATAAGGAGTTCCTGCCGAAATCGGATCTTCAAAATTTACTCGCATCCAACGGATATGCGGAAGGACAAACTGTTCTCACATATTGCAGAACGAATGTAAGATCTTCTATCACCGGATTTGCTACTCTTGCGATCCTGGGATATCCTACCAGATTTTATGACGGCTCTTGGGTGGAATGGGGATCTCTTGCTTATGATTCCAACGGCGCTTGGTCCAATCTAAGTGCTGTATCCTCTTGGAGAACGGATCGTTCTTCAGTGACAGAGTCAATCACGTATAACGTAGGAAGGTCAGGGATAGACGCATCCAATATTTCTAATTTAGGAACTTATTTCACTCCGGAACGCAGCTTTGCGAAAGGTACGAATGATATCATAGACCAGGATAAAAAATATCTCTCAGGTTCCGCTTCTTCCGGCGGCGGGGGAGGTGGCGGCGGTTCAGGAGGAGGTGGAGGAGGAAATCCTTGCGGAGGATAA
- a CDS encoding multiheme c-type cytochrome codes for MRRITSLFFFAALIAAAFFLLFCKEEGFHQRHWAFPLESQGSITVDPNPASCGSCHLQQFGSWKSTLHSRAIGPGFLWQLPRIGKHGSENCMNCHSPNPETKTLLFSRLGWEEASGSAWKSGSEENGVQCASCHLRKGKVYGPFPKDGNKDRIFQNSNIPHQGFIPQKEFEESEFCKNCHQSPETAKQVNGKFLMDTYGQWRRSEFARSNVQCQNCHMPDRKHEWKGISDPEMVKQGVQTFLQVLPKEEGAEILAELKNSGVGHSFPSYSVPKVYLEVWTESIKGERRKISEKTLGWMLDLELQKEIYDTRLSPGESALLRVNLSKEEFSKLKRVEFIVTVDPKEYYKRMFQDNWNYRDTFREDTKPWVLPHLKKALEEANAAKYELVRKEWKI; via the coding sequence TTGCGGAGGATAACCTCTCTCTTCTTCTTCGCCGCTTTGATCGCGGCAGCCTTCTTCTTATTATTTTGTAAAGAAGAAGGGTTTCACCAGAGGCATTGGGCATTCCCCCTCGAATCCCAAGGCTCGATTACAGTAGATCCGAACCCGGCCTCTTGCGGGAGCTGCCATTTACAACAGTTCGGTTCCTGGAAGTCGACTCTTCACTCCCGGGCCATCGGCCCGGGCTTTCTTTGGCAATTACCTAGGATCGGAAAACACGGATCCGAAAATTGTATGAACTGCCATAGCCCAAATCCTGAAACCAAAACATTATTATTCTCTCGTTTAGGTTGGGAAGAAGCCTCCGGCTCTGCTTGGAAATCAGGCTCCGAAGAAAACGGAGTACAATGTGCAAGCTGCCATCTCCGAAAAGGAAAAGTTTACGGGCCGTTCCCAAAAGACGGGAATAAGGATAGAATATTCCAAAATTCGAATATTCCTCACCAAGGTTTTATTCCTCAAAAAGAATTCGAAGAGTCCGAATTTTGTAAAAACTGCCACCAATCTCCTGAAACTGCAAAACAGGTAAACGGAAAGTTCCTGATGGATACGTACGGACAATGGAGAAGGTCCGAATTTGCAAGATCGAATGTACAATGCCAGAACTGCCATATGCCTGACAGAAAACATGAATGGAAAGGTATCTCCGATCCGGAAATGGTAAAACAAGGAGTCCAAACATTCTTACAAGTTTTACCAAAAGAAGAAGGCGCCGAAATTCTCGCCGAACTAAAGAACTCCGGCGTAGGACATTCTTTCCCAAGTTATTCAGTCCCGAAAGTATATCTAGAAGTTTGGACAGAATCTATAAAGGGAGAAAGAAGAAAGATCTCCGAGAAAACTTTAGGCTGGATGTTGGATCTGGAATTGCAGAAGGAAATTTACGATACAAGACTTTCCCCGGGAGAATCCGCTCTTCTTCGCGTAAACTTATCAAAAGAAGAATTTTCTAAACTCAAAAGAGTGGAATTCATAGTAACAGTAGATCCGAAAGAATATTATAAAAGAATGTTCCAAGACAATTGGAATTACAGAGATACTTTCCGAGAAGATACAAAACCCTGGGTGCTGCCTCACTTGAAAAAAGCTCTCGAAGAAGCGAATGCCGCAAAGTATGAATTAGTTCGAAAAGAATGGAAAATCTAG
- a CDS encoding PaaI family thioesterase: MKSTVRENLSFGSSPDNPDGLQLKITFDEDTKTAYGDYTVPEKFQGSPDVIHPGIIATILDEIMAKINEAMNFKTTTGELTIRFLQPAQVNQPLHLRGWFVKKNKKVIENRAEIENEIGKIVARGKGKYIELDS; this comes from the coding sequence ATGAAATCAACGGTTCGGGAAAACCTGAGCTTCGGGTCTAGTCCTGACAATCCGGACGGTCTTCAGTTAAAGATCACCTTTGATGAGGACACTAAAACCGCTTACGGTGACTATACGGTTCCTGAAAAGTTCCAAGGGTCTCCGGACGTGATCCATCCCGGAATCATCGCTACTATTTTGGACGAAATCATGGCCAAAATCAATGAGGCGATGAATTTTAAAACAACAACCGGCGAGTTAACGATCCGTTTCTTGCAACCTGCGCAAGTAAATCAACCTCTGCATTTACGCGGCTGGTTCGTTAAAAAGAACAAAAAAGTGATCGAAAACAGAGCCGAAATTGAGAACGAGATCGGTAAAATCGTTGCCCGTGGTAAGGGCAAATACATCGAACTCGATTCCTGA
- a CDS encoding peroxiredoxin has product MPQVTSLAPDFKAEAVIGQQIKEIKLSDYKGKWVVLFFWPLDFTFVCPTEIIEYDAKLDDFKKIGAEVLGVSVDSAFTHLAWKNTPRKQGGLGDIKYPLIADITKSIARDYGVLLEGGMALRGTFIIDPAGVIRQSTINDLPVGRNIDEAIRLVKAFQYVEKHGEVCPANWDEGKKTMKADPEKSKEYFSAVN; this is encoded by the coding sequence ATGCCTCAAGTTACTTCACTCGCACCGGACTTTAAAGCAGAAGCCGTAATCGGCCAGCAAATCAAGGAAATCAAACTTTCCGACTATAAAGGAAAGTGGGTTGTTCTATTCTTCTGGCCCCTCGACTTCACTTTCGTATGTCCTACTGAAATCATCGAGTATGATGCAAAACTGGACGATTTCAAAAAAATCGGAGCGGAAGTTCTGGGAGTTTCCGTAGACAGCGCTTTTACTCACCTTGCATGGAAAAACACTCCTCGTAAACAAGGCGGATTGGGAGATATCAAGTATCCTCTAATTGCAGACATAACCAAGTCGATCGCAAGAGATTATGGTGTTCTTCTAGAAGGCGGAATGGCTTTAAGAGGAACTTTCATCATCGATCCTGCTGGAGTGATCCGTCAGTCTACAATCAATGACCTTCCTGTAGGAAGAAACATTGATGAAGCGATCCGTTTAGTGAAAGCTTTCCAATACGTGGAAAAACACGGCGAAGTTTGCCCTGCAAACTGGGACGAAGGCAAAAAAACCATGAAAGCGGATCCAGAAAAGTCCAAAGAATACTTCTCTGCGGTAAACTAA
- the sufB gene encoding Fe-S cluster assembly protein SufB, with protein sequence MAQALEIISDEDRYYRADNFPKGLTRKVVESISHIKNEPAWLTEFRLEAFKIYESKPMPGWGFFPNFKVDIDEYVHYIGANRKKKKSWDEVDPEVLKSFERLGIPEHERKYLAGIEAMEDSETVYANVKKELTDLGIIFCDIDTAIREYPEIVRKYIGTVVSIGDNKFSALNSAVFSGGSFAYVPKGVKTPMPLQAYFKVSAASSGQYERTLLIAEDGAELEYSEGCSSVQDKGTNFHTAVVELIAHKNSKIFYTTIQNWKKNMYNWTVKRGLCHEAAHITWTDVNIGANTIKYPGIVLQGDNSTGDILSLAFAGSGQIQDTGARIIHVGKNTRSNILAKGVSLDGGINSYRGLVKFTTGSSNAYSHVKCDGLMMDDRSQSHAYPYNDVSGQNGTLNYEATVSRIDEDQLFYLQSRGLSEDDAKLLIINGFCEGVTKHLNVEYSVEMTRLIRMILEDGKVISEHSDSAVS encoded by the coding sequence ATGGCACAAGCACTTGAGATCATTTCCGACGAAGACAGATATTATCGTGCGGATAATTTTCCCAAAGGACTTACACGCAAAGTGGTGGAGTCCATCTCCCATATTAAAAATGAGCCTGCTTGGCTGACCGAATTCCGTCTAGAGGCATTTAAAATTTATGAAAGTAAACCTATGCCTGGTTGGGGATTTTTTCCCAACTTCAAAGTGGATATAGACGAGTATGTGCATTATATAGGCGCAAATCGTAAAAAGAAAAAATCCTGGGACGAAGTAGATCCTGAAGTATTAAAAAGTTTTGAAAGACTCGGGATCCCTGAACACGAAAGAAAATACCTGGCCGGGATCGAAGCCATGGAAGATTCAGAGACTGTTTATGCTAACGTTAAAAAGGAACTTACCGATCTAGGAATTATTTTCTGCGATATTGATACTGCTATTCGTGAATATCCTGAGATCGTTCGTAAATATATAGGGACCGTTGTTTCTATCGGGGACAATAAATTTTCCGCATTGAACTCAGCAGTGTTTTCAGGAGGATCTTTCGCTTACGTTCCGAAAGGTGTTAAAACTCCTATGCCTTTACAGGCTTATTTTAAAGTGAGTGCAGCTTCTTCCGGTCAATATGAAAGAACACTTCTCATCGCAGAAGACGGGGCGGAGTTGGAATATTCGGAAGGATGTTCTTCCGTGCAAGACAAGGGCACAAATTTCCATACTGCAGTGGTGGAACTGATCGCTCATAAGAATTCCAAAATATTCTACACTACGATCCAAAACTGGAAAAAGAATATGTACAACTGGACCGTTAAGCGCGGTCTTTGTCATGAGGCTGCTCATATCACTTGGACAGATGTGAATATAGGCGCAAATACGATCAAGTATCCGGGTATCGTATTACAAGGTGATAATTCTACAGGTGATATTCTATCCTTGGCTTTTGCTGGTTCCGGTCAGATCCAAGATACTGGTGCAAGGATTATTCACGTAGGTAAAAACACTCGTAGTAATATTTTAGCAAAAGGTGTTTCCTTGGACGGTGGGATCAACTCTTACAGAGGTTTGGTAAAATTCACCACCGGTTCTTCTAACGCATACAGCCATGTGAAATGTGATGGTCTCATGATGGATGACCGTTCCCAGTCACATGCTTATCCTTATAATGATGTAAGCGGGCAGAATGGTACCTTGAACTATGAGGCGACTGTTTCTCGTATCGATGAGGACCAACTCTTCTATCTTCAATCCAGAGGACTTTCGGAAGACGATGCAAAACTTCTCATCATCAACGGTTTCTGCGAAGGTGTGACTAAACATTTGAACGTGGAATATTCCGTGGAGATGACTAGGCTCATCAGAATGATCTTGGAAGACGGGAAAGTTATTTCCGAACATTCGGATTCTGCTGTTTCCTAA